The proteins below are encoded in one region of Rhodothermus profundi:
- a CDS encoding vWA domain-containing protein yields the protein MDAPGNIPARIVAFAQALRRAGLVIGTDQVLDALRAVELVGIRRREDVRQALFSVFVRHQSEAVLFDQVFQLFWREHSVLPEELAALLPKAPASSAWPPGMARALEALQPRRVHSREADAEEQDVRWMLTYSADEVLRHKDFAQMTLEEEAAVRAFLRTLRWPLPPRRTRRWQPGGRQGRPDWRRTLRLALRRQGEVLHLAMRLPRYKPRPLVVLCDISGSMERYSRLLLHFLHAITGGLRRVESFVFGTRLTRITRQLRLRDVDVALAEVGRAVQDWSGGTRIGEALRTFNYRWLRRVLPASGVVLIISDGLDRGDPALLTREMARLSRSCYRLIWLNPLLRYEHYQPLTQGMRAALPYVDHFLPVHNLASLEQLGNLLASLDRRTSGTVVAP from the coding sequence ATGGATGCTCCGGGAAATATTCCAGCGCGCATTGTAGCCTTTGCGCAGGCGCTACGTCGAGCCGGTCTGGTCATTGGTACCGATCAGGTGCTGGATGCGCTGCGTGCTGTCGAGCTGGTTGGCATAAGGCGGCGGGAGGATGTGCGGCAGGCCCTTTTCAGCGTATTCGTACGGCATCAGAGCGAGGCGGTGCTGTTCGACCAGGTCTTTCAGCTATTCTGGCGGGAACATTCCGTACTGCCTGAGGAGCTGGCCGCATTGCTACCCAAAGCGCCTGCGTCGTCAGCATGGCCGCCCGGGATGGCGCGGGCCCTGGAAGCACTGCAACCCAGACGCGTCCATTCCAGGGAGGCAGACGCTGAGGAGCAAGACGTAAGGTGGATGCTGACCTACAGCGCCGACGAGGTGCTGCGCCACAAGGACTTCGCCCAGATGACCCTTGAGGAAGAAGCGGCGGTGCGGGCGTTTTTACGCACGCTGCGCTGGCCATTGCCGCCGCGCCGCACGCGCCGCTGGCAGCCAGGCGGACGGCAGGGGCGTCCCGATTGGCGCCGAACGCTCCGCCTGGCGCTGCGTCGCCAGGGCGAGGTGTTGCATCTGGCCATGCGTCTGCCTCGCTACAAACCACGTCCCCTGGTGGTGCTCTGTGATATCAGCGGCTCCATGGAGCGGTATAGTCGGCTCTTGTTGCATTTTTTGCATGCGATCACGGGTGGTCTGCGCCGCGTGGAGAGCTTTGTGTTTGGCACGCGTCTGACGCGCATCACGCGCCAGCTTCGCCTGCGGGATGTCGATGTTGCCCTGGCGGAAGTGGGGCGGGCCGTGCAGGACTGGTCGGGCGGCACGCGCATTGGAGAAGCCTTGCGGACGTTTAACTATCGATGGCTTCGACGCGTACTGCCCGCCAGCGGCGTCGTGCTGATCATCAGTGACGGCCTGGACCGCGGGGATCCTGCGTTGCTAACCCGTGAAATGGCGCGGCTATCGCGCAGTTGCTATCGGCTTATCTGGCTGAATCCACTGCTGCGCTACGAGCACTACCAACCGCTCACGCAGGGAATGCGTGCAGCGCTCCCATATGTTGATCATTTTCTACCAGTGCACAACCTGGCTTCGCTGGAGCAACTGGGCAACTTGCTGGCTTCACTGGATCGGCGAACATCCGGCACCGTTGTTGCCCCATAA
- a CDS encoding AAA family ATPase yields MAFPQSIEAVQQALAAHDYVAERSLATTIYLALRMRRPLFLEGEPGVGKTEVAKVLARMLQVPLIRLQCYEGLDVHTAVYEWNYARQMLQIRLAEASGRVDRDRLVAEIFSADFLIARPLLQAVQQSRDGQAPVLLIDELDRSDEEFEAFLLELLSDFQISIPELGTIRAEVPPIVVITSNRTREIHDALKRRCLYYWVAYPSFEKELAIVQRRVPGLVEQLARQVVAFVQALRQEDLYKPPGVAETLDWAEALVALNRSELDEAAVAETLGALLKYRDDVELVQRPEVQARLLEAARAQGS; encoded by the coding sequence ATGGCGTTTCCACAGTCTATTGAAGCAGTGCAGCAGGCACTGGCCGCGCACGACTACGTAGCCGAGCGGAGCCTGGCCACGACCATTTATCTGGCGTTGCGGATGCGACGGCCTCTTTTTCTGGAGGGAGAGCCGGGAGTTGGCAAGACGGAAGTAGCCAAGGTGCTGGCCCGGATGCTCCAGGTCCCTCTTATTCGACTGCAGTGTTACGAGGGGCTTGATGTGCATACGGCCGTTTATGAGTGGAACTATGCGCGGCAGATGTTGCAGATTCGGCTGGCTGAGGCAAGCGGACGGGTTGATCGCGACAGGCTGGTGGCTGAAATTTTTAGTGCAGACTTTCTGATTGCGCGGCCGTTGTTGCAGGCGGTGCAGCAAAGCCGTGATGGACAGGCACCGGTGCTCCTGATTGACGAACTGGACCGTAGTGATGAAGAGTTTGAGGCCTTTCTGCTAGAGCTGCTGTCGGATTTTCAGATTTCTATCCCTGAGCTGGGCACCATCCGGGCAGAAGTGCCGCCGATTGTGGTGATCACGTCGAACCGTACGCGGGAGATCCATGATGCCCTCAAACGTCGGTGCCTTTACTACTGGGTTGCGTATCCTTCCTTTGAGAAAGAGCTGGCGATTGTGCAGCGCCGCGTGCCCGGGCTGGTTGAGCAATTGGCTCGCCAGGTGGTAGCCTTTGTGCAGGCGTTGCGTCAGGAAGATCTGTATAAGCCGCCAGGTGTGGCCGAAACGCTTGACTGGGCAGAAGCGCTTGTGGCGCTGAATCGCTCGGAATTGGACGAAGCCGCAGTCGCGGAAACGCTGGGCGCGTTGCTCAAATATCGAGATGACGTAGAACTGGTGCAGCGGCCGGAAGTGCAGGCGCGGTTGCTGGAAGCAGCGCGTGCTCAGGGAAGCTGA
- a CDS encoding winged helix-turn-helix transcriptional regulator has product MNREESFCPVYAAIELLQEKWTLHIIRALLEAPRGFNELARAIGGCNSATLAQRLDRLTKLGVIEKEIASHMPPRTRYSLTEAGRALETVVQAIEAWGRRYLRERS; this is encoded by the coding sequence ATGAACAGAGAGGAGTCATTTTGCCCGGTTTATGCAGCGATTGAGTTGTTGCAGGAGAAGTGGACGTTGCACATTATTCGGGCGTTGTTAGAAGCTCCACGGGGGTTTAATGAGCTGGCGCGAGCCATTGGGGGATGCAATTCGGCCACGCTGGCGCAGCGGCTGGATCGGTTGACGAAGCTGGGGGTGATTGAAAAAGAGATTGCATCCCACATGCCACCTCGTACGCGCTACAGTTTGACTGAAGCCGGGCGGGCGCTGGAAACCGTGGTGCAGGCCATTGAAGCGTGGGGGCGGCGCTATCTTCGGGAGCGCAGCTAG
- a CDS encoding DoxX family membrane protein yields the protein MEIVFWLGRILFGGFFAINGLNHLLKVNQLAPYAASKKVPAPRVAVIATGLLLLAGGLAVLTGLYVRIGLWLLVLFLVLVTPWMHNFWTVQDPMQRMGEQVNFLKNIGLLGAVLLLLYFWS from the coding sequence ATGGAGATCGTATTCTGGCTGGGCCGCATTCTGTTCGGAGGATTCTTTGCTATAAATGGCCTCAATCACCTGCTTAAAGTGAACCAACTGGCACCGTATGCGGCTTCCAAGAAGGTACCGGCCCCCCGGGTAGCAGTTATCGCCACTGGTTTGCTATTGCTTGCCGGGGGACTGGCCGTACTCACTGGCCTGTATGTACGCATCGGTCTCTGGCTGCTGGTCCTTTTCCTGGTGTTGGTAACTCCCTGGATGCACAACTTCTGGACGGTGCAGGATCCTATGCAGCGCATGGGGGAGCAAGTGAACTTCCTCAAGAACATAGGTCTTCTGGGAGCAGTCCTGCTCCTGCTCTACTTCTGGAGTTAA
- a CDS encoding HAF repeat-containing protein: MRRPTLIWLATLCFAWGIGMRGQAQSFTWVDLQELTVHRLTGVSANGGVVVGVVRDEQGRSRAFRWTVWEGQQELGTLGGLRSQALAVSADGRVVVGMAENGYGHTRAFRWTAETGMEDLGTLGGLESEALAVAANGQVVVGTAEDAYGRFRAFRWTVNQGMTDLGTLGGSESEALAVSADGRVVVGMAEDARGRRRAFRWTAETGMEDLGTLGGDWSQALAVSADGRVVVGMAEDARGRRRAFRWTAETGMEDLGTLGGWDSKAVWVSEDGSVIVGVAQDKEGVWRTFHWQTGKMRVLRKVYNGLLSRGSMFWGAPVVSYNGRYMAGTGYNAAHDRVEVFLLDAAGLLMAMN; this comes from the coding sequence ATGAGACGTCCGACCTTGATCTGGCTGGCTACTCTGTGCTTTGCATGGGGGATAGGAATGAGGGGCCAGGCCCAGTCGTTCACGTGGGTAGATCTGCAGGAGCTTACCGTACATCGGTTGACGGGAGTTTCGGCCAATGGAGGCGTGGTGGTTGGTGTGGTTCGGGACGAGCAAGGTCGGAGTCGCGCGTTTCGCTGGACCGTGTGGGAAGGACAGCAGGAGCTGGGGACGCTGGGAGGACTTCGAAGCCAGGCGCTGGCGGTGTCGGCCGATGGACGCGTGGTAGTGGGCATGGCGGAAAATGGCTATGGCCACACGCGTGCGTTTCGGTGGACAGCCGAAACAGGCATGGAAGACCTCGGCACCCTGGGAGGGCTGGAGAGCGAAGCCCTGGCCGTAGCCGCCAACGGTCAGGTTGTTGTCGGTACGGCTGAAGATGCCTACGGACGATTCCGTGCGTTTCGGTGGACGGTCAACCAGGGGATGACAGACCTGGGGACGCTGGGTGGGTCGGAAAGTGAAGCGCTGGCGGTGTCGGCTGATGGACGTGTGGTAGTGGGGATGGCCGAGGATGCCCGCGGTCGCCGCCGCGCGTTTCGGTGGACGGCCGAGACAGGCATGGAAGACCTCGGCACCTTGGGAGGCGACTGGAGCCAGGCGCTGGCGGTGTCGGCTGATGGACGTGTGGTAGTGGGGATGGCCGAGGATGCCCGCGGTCGCCGCCGCGCGTTTCGGTGGACGGCCGAGACAGGCATGGAAGACCTCGGCACCCTGGGAGGCTGGGACAGCAAAGCCGTCTGGGTCTCCGAAGATGGATCGGTGATTGTCGGGGTTGCCCAGGACAAAGAGGGCGTCTGGCGTACGTTCCACTGGCAGACCGGCAAAATGCGCGTGTTGCGCAAGGTCTATAACGGATTGTTGTCGCGCGGATCGATGTTCTGGGGGGCGCCTGTTGTCTCGTATAACGGGCGCTATATGGCCGGAACGGGATACAACGCTGCACACGACCGCGTTGAAGTCTTTTTGCTGGACGCTGCCGGTTTGCTTATGGCAATGAACTAG
- a CDS encoding VOC family protein, producing the protein MSATFPLRIRALRLRVRALHVQHAFYHNVLGLSVLEATSDRLVLGPESAAFTLELVADPSAPLRPWPSIGLYHFALLLPDRSHLAATARRLLEHNVFFEGAADHAVSEALYFRDPEGNGLELCADRPPDTWPRQGALMVTRPLDLAALLRTSRPAPLPPEVRLGHLHLHVPDLDEAEQFFAGQLRMTVTQRTYPGARFFAYDGYHHHIGTNIWARGRRAPVHATGLLAYTLAVPAGVAHTLPSVLQDPAGIRVHLRPERVAM; encoded by the coding sequence ATGTCTGCAACGTTTCCGCTACGCATCCGCGCGCTGAGGTTGCGCGTGCGCGCGCTGCATGTGCAGCATGCCTTCTATCACAACGTGCTGGGGCTGTCGGTGCTTGAGGCCACCTCCGACCGACTGGTGCTGGGCCCGGAAAGCGCTGCCTTCACCTTAGAGCTGGTGGCTGATCCATCGGCTCCCCTGCGTCCCTGGCCTTCAATCGGGCTGTATCACTTTGCCCTGTTGTTACCGGATCGGTCGCACCTGGCTGCAACGGCCCGTCGGTTGCTGGAGCACAATGTCTTTTTCGAAGGCGCGGCTGATCACGCTGTTTCTGAAGCTCTGTACTTTCGGGATCCAGAAGGAAATGGACTGGAGTTGTGTGCGGATCGTCCCCCCGATACCTGGCCACGTCAGGGGGCGCTCATGGTAACCAGACCGTTAGACCTGGCAGCACTCTTGCGGACCAGCCGACCTGCTCCGCTTCCGCCTGAGGTGCGCCTGGGCCACCTGCATTTGCATGTGCCCGACCTGGACGAAGCCGAGCAGTTTTTTGCGGGTCAGCTCCGCATGACCGTCACCCAGCGCACCTATCCGGGGGCCCGCTTTTTTGCCTACGATGGCTATCATCATCATATTGGCACCAATATCTGGGCCCGAGGGCGCCGCGCACCAGTCCATGCTACCGGCCTGCTGGCCTACACGTTGGCGGTTCCTGCGGGCGTAGCCCACACGCTACCCTCAGTGCTGCAGGATCCGGCCGGCATCCGTGTGCACCTTCGACCAGAGCGCGTTGCAATGTAG
- a CDS encoding FAD binding domain-containing protein — MIPQTFEYKKAHSIDEALALLREHGDEAKLLAGGHSLIPLMKLRLSTPEMLIDIGGIRELTEIRELDGRIELGALVTHRMIEFSPLLQQKCPVLPEAAALIGDPQVRNKGTIGGSLAHADPAADYPAVMLALDAEIEAAGPDGSRTIPARAFFQGLFTTALQAGEMLTRVRVPVMPPRSGAAYLKFPNPASRYAVVGVAAFVKLAPDDTCAEVRIGITGAAAAPFRATSAEERLVGKPIDDRTLVAALEDLVDADDLLSDLAATAEYRAHLCHVLTRRALQQAFERAQR; from the coding sequence ATGATTCCGCAGACGTTCGAATACAAGAAGGCGCATTCCATTGACGAAGCGCTCGCCCTGCTTCGGGAACATGGCGACGAAGCAAAGCTGCTGGCAGGCGGGCACAGTCTGATACCGCTCATGAAACTCCGGCTGAGCACGCCGGAGATGCTTATTGACATTGGCGGCATCCGGGAACTCACAGAAATACGCGAACTAGACGGCCGCATTGAGCTAGGGGCACTTGTTACCCACCGGATGATTGAGTTTTCTCCCCTGTTGCAGCAGAAGTGTCCTGTGTTGCCGGAAGCGGCTGCCCTGATTGGCGATCCGCAGGTGCGAAACAAAGGAACCATTGGGGGCAGCCTGGCACATGCCGACCCAGCAGCCGACTATCCTGCGGTCATGCTGGCGCTGGATGCGGAGATTGAAGCAGCCGGGCCAGACGGTAGCCGCACGATTCCCGCGCGCGCATTTTTCCAGGGACTGTTCACCACCGCGCTTCAGGCCGGTGAAATGCTCACGCGGGTGCGCGTGCCCGTGATGCCACCGCGCAGCGGGGCCGCCTACCTCAAGTTCCCGAACCCTGCCTCCCGCTACGCCGTGGTGGGCGTGGCCGCCTTCGTTAAACTGGCACCCGATGACACATGCGCCGAAGTACGTATCGGCATTACCGGGGCGGCCGCGGCGCCCTTCCGCGCGACCAGTGCAGAAGAGCGGCTTGTGGGGAAACCCATTGATGATCGGACCCTGGTGGCCGCGCTTGAAGACCTGGTCGATGCCGACGATCTGCTGAGCGATCTGGCCGCAACGGCCGAATACCGAGCGCACCTGTGCCACGTGCTTACGCGCCGCGCACTTCAACAGGCCTTCGAACGCGCCCAGCGCTGA
- a CDS encoding xanthine dehydrogenase family protein molybdopterin-binding subunit has product MEARTYIGAPVRRVEDRRFVTGRGRYTDDIVLPGMLYAWIVRSPHAHARIRAIHTEKARQHPGVVAVFTGKDMLDDGVGSLPTGWQIGADMKEPPHYALAVDKVRYVGDGVAVVIAETKAAARDAAELVEVDYEELPAVVDAAEALKEGAPLVHDEAPGNLCYVWELGDREATDRALATAHHVTRLEFVNQRLIPNAIEPRAAIGHYDPGRDELTLYTSSQNPHLIRLLLCAFVLNLPEHKVRVISPDVGGGFGSKIFHYPEEVICAWSSRKLGRPVKWTAVRSESFVSDAHGRDHITTAEMGFDRDGRIVGLRVRTIANLGAYLSTFAPGVPTWLYGTLLAGQYKTPHIHVEVKGVFTNTTPVDAYRGAGRPEATYVVERLVDLAAHEMGIDPAELRRRNFIQPDEFPYQTPVVLQYDSGNYEGALNKVLEMADYEQLREEQKRAREQGRLLGIGLSCYIEACGLAPSKVAGAIGVRAGLYESAAIRVLPTGKVQVFTGTHSHGQGHETTFAQIVAHELGIPLEDVEVIHGDTAEIPFGMGTYGSRSLATGGSAIYRALEKIKAKARKIAAHKLEVAEEDLEFRNGQFIVKGTDRAIGFGDVALTAYVPHDYPEDLEPGLEENAFYDPANFTFPFGAHLSVVEVDPETGKVKLLRYLAVDDVGRIINPMIVEGQIHGGVAQGVGQALLEGAAYDRENGQLLTGSLLDYALPRADDLPSFEIGHQETPCPHNPLGAKGAGEAGTIAATACVVNAVIDALYHLGVRDIPMPLTPERVWRAMKGLPTDGHAS; this is encoded by the coding sequence ATGGAAGCCAGAACCTACATTGGAGCCCCTGTTCGCCGGGTTGAAGACCGGCGCTTTGTGACAGGACGGGGACGTTACACCGATGATATAGTGTTGCCGGGCATGCTTTATGCCTGGATTGTACGCAGTCCCCATGCGCATGCCCGCATTCGGGCCATCCATACGGAAAAGGCGCGCCAGCATCCGGGGGTTGTCGCCGTCTTCACGGGCAAAGACATGCTGGACGACGGCGTGGGTTCACTGCCGACAGGCTGGCAGATTGGCGCCGACATGAAGGAGCCCCCCCATTATGCCCTGGCCGTTGACAAGGTGCGCTATGTGGGCGATGGGGTGGCCGTGGTTATCGCCGAAACGAAAGCCGCTGCCCGCGATGCTGCCGAACTGGTGGAGGTGGACTACGAGGAACTCCCGGCGGTTGTGGATGCTGCCGAAGCCCTTAAAGAAGGCGCTCCCCTGGTGCATGACGAGGCGCCGGGCAACCTGTGCTACGTCTGGGAGCTGGGCGACCGCGAGGCAACCGACCGGGCCCTGGCTACCGCGCATCACGTCACCAGACTCGAATTTGTCAACCAACGGCTTATCCCGAATGCCATAGAACCCCGTGCCGCTATTGGACACTACGACCCGGGACGGGATGAACTGACGCTCTACACGTCCTCCCAGAACCCCCATCTGATTCGGCTTTTGCTGTGCGCCTTTGTGCTCAACCTGCCTGAGCATAAAGTGCGCGTGATCTCGCCGGACGTGGGCGGAGGCTTTGGGTCGAAGATCTTCCATTATCCGGAAGAGGTTATCTGTGCCTGGAGCAGCCGCAAGCTGGGACGGCCCGTGAAGTGGACGGCAGTGCGGAGCGAAAGCTTTGTGAGCGATGCCCATGGCCGCGATCACATCACAACAGCCGAAATGGGCTTTGACCGCGACGGTCGCATTGTGGGGCTCCGCGTGCGAACCATTGCAAACCTGGGCGCTTACCTTTCCACGTTTGCGCCGGGCGTACCCACCTGGCTGTACGGCACGTTGCTGGCCGGTCAGTACAAAACGCCACACATTCACGTCGAAGTAAAGGGCGTTTTCACCAATACAACGCCCGTAGATGCCTACCGAGGCGCCGGGCGTCCTGAAGCGACCTACGTGGTCGAGCGCCTGGTGGACCTGGCCGCCCATGAAATGGGAATAGATCCGGCTGAACTCCGGCGCCGGAATTTTATTCAGCCAGACGAATTCCCCTATCAGACGCCCGTTGTGCTCCAGTACGACAGCGGCAACTACGAGGGAGCCCTCAACAAGGTGCTGGAAATGGCGGACTATGAACAACTTCGTGAAGAGCAGAAGCGAGCGAGGGAGCAAGGGCGGCTCCTTGGCATCGGGCTTTCCTGTTACATCGAAGCATGTGGGCTGGCTCCCTCCAAGGTTGCAGGAGCCATAGGTGTACGAGCCGGTCTGTATGAAAGTGCTGCCATCCGAGTATTGCCGACCGGTAAGGTGCAGGTTTTTACCGGTACGCACTCGCATGGCCAGGGCCACGAGACCACCTTTGCGCAGATTGTGGCGCATGAGTTGGGCATTCCGCTGGAAGACGTGGAAGTTATCCACGGGGACACAGCGGAAATTCCTTTTGGGATGGGTACCTATGGCTCGCGCAGCCTGGCCACAGGCGGTAGTGCTATCTACCGGGCGCTTGAAAAAATCAAGGCCAAAGCGCGAAAAATCGCCGCGCATAAGCTTGAGGTAGCAGAAGAAGATCTGGAGTTCCGCAACGGCCAGTTCATTGTGAAAGGCACCGACCGGGCTATTGGATTTGGTGACGTTGCGTTGACAGCATACGTGCCCCACGATTATCCAGAGGACCTGGAGCCTGGCCTGGAGGAGAATGCCTTTTATGATCCGGCTAACTTTACCTTCCCCTTTGGCGCGCACCTGTCGGTTGTCGAAGTCGATCCCGAGACAGGCAAGGTGAAGCTGCTGCGCTACCTGGCGGTCGATGATGTGGGGCGCATTATCAATCCGATGATTGTGGAAGGACAGATTCACGGAGGCGTCGCCCAGGGGGTGGGGCAGGCATTGCTCGAAGGAGCGGCTTATGATCGCGAAAACGGGCAGTTGCTAACAGGATCGCTGTTAGATTACGCACTGCCGCGCGCTGACGATCTGCCCTCGTTTGAGATCGGGCATCAGGAGACGCCCTGTCCGCACAATCCCCTGGGAGCTAAGGGAGCCGGAGAGGCGGGGACGATTGCTGCCACGGCCTGCGTGGTCAACGCCGTGATTGATGCGCTCTATCACCTGGGCGTGCGGGATATCCCCATGCCCCTGACCCCTGAACGCGTCTGGCGGGCTATGAAGGGGCTGCCCACCGACGGACACGCTTCCTGA
- a CDS encoding (2Fe-2S)-binding protein, whose protein sequence is MRHTIQVTVNGQTHRVEVEPRLLLVELIRDVLGLTGTHVGCDTSQCGACTVHVNGEAVKSCTMFAVQADGCEITTIEGLAQDGQLHPLQEGFWQEHGLQCGFCTPGVIMAAADLLKRNPDPSEEEIRRALEGNFCRCTGYHNIVRAIQHAAARMRGEEVVPRGEPAPTGAS, encoded by the coding sequence ATGCGGCACACGATTCAGGTTACGGTCAACGGACAGACGCACCGGGTGGAGGTCGAGCCCCGCCTGTTACTGGTTGAGCTCATTCGCGATGTGTTGGGGCTCACGGGCACGCATGTGGGCTGCGATACGAGCCAGTGCGGTGCCTGCACGGTGCATGTGAATGGCGAGGCCGTTAAGTCGTGCACCATGTTCGCGGTGCAGGCTGACGGTTGCGAGATTACAACCATTGAAGGGTTGGCTCAGGACGGCCAGTTGCATCCCCTCCAGGAAGGGTTCTGGCAGGAGCATGGGCTGCAGTGCGGCTTCTGCACTCCGGGGGTTATCATGGCCGCCGCCGACCTGCTGAAGCGCAATCCGGATCCGTCGGAAGAAGAAATTCGGCGGGCATTAGAGGGGAATTTCTGTCGGTGCACAGGCTATCACAACATCGTGCGGGCGATTCAGCACGCGGCTGCTCGCATGCGGGGCGAGGAGGTGGTGCCGCGAGGAGAGCCCGCACCTACGGGCGCTTCTTGA
- a CDS encoding glycerol-3-phosphate dehydrogenase/oxidase has product MQAHLHRDAFLERLRQEEIWDVIVIGGGATGLGIALDAAARGFRTVLFEQHDFGKGTSSRSTKLIHGGVRYLREGDISLVREALRERGLLRHNAPHLVWPRLFVVPCYRWWERPFYGLGLWIYDRLAGPARMGPMCWLDATETRALLPTLQTDHLRGGLAYTDGQFDDARFLVHLAWTAAEHGAVVLNYMPVEALLRTRTRLEGVIARDLESGEQFEVRGRVVVNATGVFADAVRRMDNPEAAPLIIPSQGVHLVLPRRFLPGEAALLVPRTDDGRVLFVIPWHGHVLLGTTDAPVPTPALEPLPTSEEIAYLLAHAARYLQPAPTNADIRAVFAGLRPLVQRSPLKEDTAHLSREHVIVVSRRGLVTITGGKWTTYRLMAAETVDRALQVAGLPHRPSPTATLRLHGSTWQIDLSDPWHVYGSDAGRIRQLMKTDPELATPLHPRLPYRMVEVVWAVRYEMARTLEDVLARRTRALFLDAEAACQAAPAVAQRIAAELGRDATWVQEQCRHFMALTHRYSSVLPEPAN; this is encoded by the coding sequence ATGCAGGCTCATCTACACCGCGATGCTTTTCTGGAACGCCTGCGGCAAGAGGAGATCTGGGATGTAATCGTGATTGGTGGCGGGGCTACCGGACTGGGCATTGCCCTGGATGCAGCCGCCCGAGGTTTTCGCACGGTGCTCTTCGAGCAGCATGACTTTGGCAAGGGGACTTCAAGCCGGAGCACTAAGCTCATTCATGGAGGCGTGCGCTACCTGCGAGAAGGAGACATCAGCCTGGTGCGCGAAGCGCTTCGCGAACGCGGCCTGCTGCGACACAACGCGCCCCACCTCGTCTGGCCCCGCCTGTTTGTGGTGCCATGCTATCGATGGTGGGAACGGCCTTTCTATGGGCTGGGCCTCTGGATCTATGACCGCCTGGCTGGCCCTGCCCGGATGGGTCCCATGTGTTGGCTTGATGCTACTGAGACGCGCGCTCTCCTGCCCACGCTTCAGACTGATCACCTGCGAGGCGGTCTGGCCTACACCGACGGCCAGTTTGACGACGCGCGGTTCCTGGTACATCTGGCCTGGACGGCCGCAGAGCATGGCGCGGTGGTGTTGAATTACATGCCTGTCGAGGCATTGCTCCGCACGCGAACGCGCCTGGAGGGCGTCATTGCACGTGACCTGGAATCGGGTGAACAATTCGAAGTGCGGGGCCGCGTGGTGGTTAACGCCACCGGTGTTTTTGCAGATGCGGTGCGCCGCATGGACAACCCTGAAGCAGCTCCGTTAATCATACCAAGCCAGGGCGTGCACCTTGTACTGCCCCGGCGCTTTTTGCCAGGCGAAGCAGCATTGCTCGTTCCGCGCACCGACGACGGCCGCGTGCTATTTGTCATTCCCTGGCACGGCCATGTGCTTCTGGGGACCACCGACGCGCCCGTACCTACCCCTGCCCTTGAGCCGCTTCCTACCTCAGAGGAAATCGCCTACCTGCTGGCTCATGCCGCTCGGTACCTGCAGCCTGCACCCACAAATGCCGACATCCGCGCTGTCTTTGCCGGGCTTCGACCGCTGGTGCAACGCAGCCCGCTTAAAGAAGACACCGCCCACCTGTCTCGCGAACATGTGATTGTCGTCTCTCGTCGGGGACTGGTCACCATCACAGGAGGCAAGTGGACCACCTACCGCCTCATGGCCGCGGAGACGGTCGATCGGGCGCTCCAGGTTGCCGGTCTTCCCCATCGCCCTTCGCCTACGGCCACGCTACGCCTGCACGGCAGTACCTGGCAGATCGACCTATCAGATCCCTGGCATGTCTATGGAAGCGATGCGGGCCGGATCCGCCAGCTTATGAAAACCGATCCCGAACTGGCCACCCCGCTGCATCCTCGCCTTCCGTACCGCATGGTCGAAGTGGTCTGGGCGGTCCGCTACGAAATGGCACGCACCCTTGAAGACGTGCTGGCGCGGCGCACGCGCGCGCTGTTTCTCGATGCAGAGGCTGCATGCCAGGCCGCCCCGGCTGTAGCGCAACGCATTGCTGCCGAGCTAGGCCGCGATGCGACCTGGGTGCAGGAGCAATGCCGGCACTTCATGGCACTGACCCACCGCTATAGCTCGGTGCTTCCGGAACCTGCAAATTGA